In Halobacteriovorax marinus SJ, the following proteins share a genomic window:
- a CDS encoding inosine/guanosine kinase: MRFPGKRKTKHYFPVADTGRVSFDTDFSRKENIYLVGIDQLLVDIEVEVDDEFLQKYSIPKGESCVLDDKLVEEIYQTLVNEDRIIGEYAGGAIGNTLHNYSILSDDKSIALGTICKNIHVGDYAFKYICTTSSKVDFSYLQPKEGKMARAMCFLTPDHERSFAIGKGIMNELDSEFIPENVISGASSLLISTYLLRDESSPLFKSTMKAIEVAKKSNVPVILSLGTSSLVAEKREFFLDILKNYVTIVAMNEQEAKELFLETDPLLAGEKSLDYVDMTLLTVGKRGLYICGHVDESMARETKDLIHSKSISEYNKYEYSRAMKKASCIKPIKIYTHINPYMGGPGEIKNTNGAGDAALAAVLHDISANSYHKELIPNSPKHETEFLTYSSIHQVCKYANRVSYEVLKQNSPRLYQGLPTKEQSLEESYWDL; this comes from the coding sequence TATTTACCTTGTTGGAATTGATCAGCTTCTTGTTGATATAGAAGTTGAAGTTGATGATGAGTTTCTTCAGAAATATTCTATTCCTAAGGGTGAGTCTTGTGTCTTAGATGATAAATTGGTGGAAGAGATTTACCAAACGCTCGTAAATGAAGATAGAATTATTGGAGAGTATGCTGGTGGTGCCATCGGAAATACTTTACATAATTACTCGATTTTATCTGATGATAAATCCATAGCACTTGGAACTATCTGCAAGAATATTCACGTCGGTGACTATGCCTTTAAATATATTTGTACAACCAGTTCTAAAGTTGATTTCTCATATCTTCAGCCTAAAGAGGGAAAGATGGCAAGGGCCATGTGTTTTCTCACTCCTGATCATGAGAGAAGTTTTGCTATAGGTAAGGGGATAATGAATGAGCTAGATAGTGAATTCATTCCTGAAAATGTTATCAGTGGAGCAAGTTCTCTACTGATTTCTACTTATCTCTTAAGAGATGAGAGCTCTCCATTATTTAAATCAACGATGAAGGCCATTGAAGTGGCCAAAAAATCTAATGTGCCCGTAATCCTTTCTCTAGGAACTTCAAGTCTTGTTGCTGAGAAGAGAGAGTTCTTCCTGGATATTTTAAAGAATTATGTAACTATTGTGGCCATGAATGAGCAAGAGGCAAAAGAGTTATTTCTAGAAACTGACCCTCTCCTTGCTGGTGAAAAGAGTTTAGATTACGTTGATATGACTTTATTGACTGTAGGAAAGAGAGGACTCTATATTTGTGGTCATGTTGATGAGTCTATGGCCAGAGAGACTAAAGACCTTATTCATAGTAAGTCAATTTCTGAGTATAATAAGTATGAATACTCAAGGGCCATGAAGAAAGCTAGTTGTATAAAGCCAATAAAGATTTATACACATATTAATCCATATATGGGTGGCCCTGGTGAAATTAAGAATACCAATGGTGCCGGTGATGCTGCTCTTGCGGCAGTATTACATGATATATCTGCAAATAGTTATCATAAAGAATTAATCCCTAATTCTCCTAAGCATGAGACTGAGTTTCTAACTTATTCGTCAATTCATCAGGTTTGTAAGTATGCTAATAGGGTAAGTTATGAAGTCTTGAAGCAGAATTCTCCAAGACTCTATCAAGGACTACCAACAAAAGAGCAGTCCTTAGAAGAGAGTTATTGGGATCTTTAA